A single Dunckerocampus dactyliophorus isolate RoL2022-P2 chromosome 2, RoL_Ddac_1.1, whole genome shotgun sequence DNA region contains:
- the tob1b gene encoding protein Tob1b, translated as MQLEIQVALNFIISYLYNKLPRRRVNIFGEELESQLRKKYEGHWYPDKPYKGSGYRCIHVGEKVDPVVEQAAKESGLDIEDVRNNLPQDLSVWIDPFEVSYQIGEKGPVKVLYVDDNGENGAELDKEIKNSFNPEAQVFMPITDPVGPSSESSSPSPPFGQSAAVSPSFMPRSTQPLTFTTATFAATKFGSTKMKSSGRGSNATGGSSNKVARSSPISNLGLNVNTLLKQKAISTSMHSLYGLGLGQQQQQQQQQQQQQQQQQQKATALSPNAKEFVFPNLQGQASPGAVFPGEGSLGLGPLPYNNAFDVFTAYGSLNDKSLMDGLNFSLSNMQYSNQQFQPVMAN; from the coding sequence ATGCAGCTTGAAATTCAAGTAGCACTCAACTTTATTATTTCCTATTTATACAACAAACTCCCCCGACGACGTGTGAACATCTTTGGCGAAGAGCTCGAGAGCCAGCTGAGGAAAAAATATGAAGGCCACTGGTATCCAGATAAGCCATACAAGGGTTCGGGGTACAGGTGCATCCACGTAGGGGAGAAGGTGGACCCTGTGGTGGAGCAGGCAGCCAAAGAGAGCGGGCTAGACATTGAAGATGTCCGAAATAATCTCCCTCAGGACCTTAGCGTGTGGATTGACCCGTTTGAGGTTTCCTACCAGATCGGAGAGAAGGGACCGGTCAAGGTGCTGTATGTAGATGATAATGGCGAGAACGGCGCCGAGCTGGACAAGGAGATCAAGAACAGCTTTAATCCCGAGGCCCAGGTCTTTATGCCAATCACTGACCCCGTTGGGCCTTCCTCAGAGTCCAGCTCCCCCTCTCCTCCTTTTGGGCAGTCAGCCGCCGTCAGCCCCTCTTTCATGCCTCGCTCGACCCAACCCCTGACCTTCACCACTGCCACCTTTGCCGCCACCAAATTCGGATCCACCAAAATGAAGAGCAGCGGCCGCGGCAGCAACGCCACCGGTGGGAGTAGCAACAAGGTGGCCCGCTCATCCCCCATCAGCAACCTGGGTTTGAATGTCAACACCCTCCTTAAGCAAAAAGCCATCTCCACCTCCATGCACTCACTGTACGGGCTGGGCCtgggacagcagcagcagcagcaacagcaacaacaacaacaacaacagcagcagcagcagaaggccACCGCTCTCTCCCCCAATGCCAAGGAGTTTGTGTTCCCCAATCTCCAGGGTCAGGCCAGCCCCGGAGCTGTGTTCCCCGGCGAGGGCTCCCTGGGGCTCGGACCTCTGCCGTACAACAACGCCTTTGACGTGTTCACAGCCTACGGAAGCCTCAACGACAAGTCCCTCATGGATGGCCTCAACTTCAGTCTGAGCAACATGCAGTATTCTAACCAGCAATTCCAGCCTGTCATGGCTAACTAA